From the genome of Leptodactylus fuscus isolate aLepFus1 chromosome 1, aLepFus1.hap2, whole genome shotgun sequence, one region includes:
- the DUSP18 gene encoding dual specificity protein phosphatase 18, with product MSISGLCQVTNSLFLSNAAAASQPALLTSHRITCIINVSLECTACIGPDVEYLHFAVADLPDTPLHEYFETVSNKIQEVEASGGRTLIYCAAGISRSSTLCLAYLMKWRGLTLLAAHAHLTTCRPIIRPNIGFWRQLIGYELYLFGKNTVKIIESPIGPIPNIYETETRNMVPF from the coding sequence ATGTCAATTTCTGGACTCTGTCAAGTAACTAACAGCCTGTTCCTGAGCAATGCAGCAGCAGCAAGCCAGCCAGCCTTACTCACTAGCCACCGTATTACATGCATCATTAATGTCTCACTAGAATGCACAGCATGTATAGGCCCCGATGTGGAGTATCTACATTTCGCTGTAGCCGACCTTCCAGATACCCCTTTACATGAGTACTTTGAAACTGTATCAAATAAGATACAAGAAGTAGAAGCTTCTGGAGGACGGACATTAATTTATTGTGCAGCAGGTATCAGCAGATCTAGTACACTTTGTCTTGCTTATCTAATGAAGTGGCGTGGGCTAACCCTGTTGGCAGCACATGCTCATTTAACAACATGCAGGCCTATTATACGCCCCAACATTGGGTTCTGGAGACAACTCATCGGCTATGAACTGTATTTATTTGGGAAAAATACAGTCAAAATCATTGAATCTCCTATAGGACCTATTCCAAACATTTACGAAACTGAAACAAGGAACATGGTACCATTCTGA